Proteins co-encoded in one Melitaea cinxia chromosome 13, ilMelCinx1.1, whole genome shotgun sequence genomic window:
- the LOC123658951 gene encoding nucleolar protein 6, with protein MVKHEMKNSLSDDGDSNIINENGKRPSDSVNKDSKKRIKTKSLYRQPTANELNRLQETENLFNSNLFRLQIEEVLQEVKVKEKTVKRFQEWFTAFKTYLLTIPEDDTEYDLTEKSLAKQLGVKLPISKRHDNTKVMFKFHKFNDIEIVGSYSMDCSISSKLIIDLQIIVPAETYTKNDSINYKYHKKRAAYLACIASHLKKLGIVEEIKYTFLNGCETKPIIQIKPNGKLGNHLLVRLNLACDAEAYKYHRFSPSRNNLRESWLYSSENPENVSELGPPTPYYNSSILCDITASENQEFLRKTLINSENLKQAVILLKIWLRQRSLQISGHVISMLIAYLVQSKRINNIMSSYQIIRNVWIALKSSEWDKKGISLSKDQNASIQEFHEHFPVVFLDRTGYYNMCWQMCKGTYYALRRESSLAVEILDNGKINSFIPLFMTPVTPLLQFDRILRFKNLSEVKETVLNKAPKTVRVNYGVDHLALVADALYNLMLKGLGERVDLIQQVVEADFSWSVKKPLDKAKKEGYEEKLMFGFILNPENAMNIVDKGPPANMPEAEEFRAFWGDKSELRRFQDGSITEACVWSADCLAERRDICRQILDHLLKIKYDISPPQLFHIGSQLESLTVRRSAGAAPLDESSLSVLQAFDELRGELRALGQLPLDITAVYGISPVFSYCEPVPPLPALAENNPRRRGDASLIKDTSSRLPEYIPVNRAILELTHSGKWPGDLEAFRCLKAAFHLQIADRLKKQYSLPTQASDSYVDVLKSGFVFRLEIAHPKEVTLVRRGVERGVVRFQETEASVELQRETVLLPRLRGALHGLHQRHPCFGPATALLSRWLSGHLLAPHFPPALVELLVAAVFTRASPLVASMGPPLSVCAALLRALKLLAETDWTREMILLDFNDDLTKEDRTEIERQFASRDERAPYMFVATAYDGALPAVWGRTGPGVRAALRARALARASLQFAETALLADTREDILETFIPSLKGYDVLIHLNPHLVPFSGERLCSKPRAKPQGSITDLIPVVEFNPVRRYLEELKSIYDDFAVFFYDVYGGDVIAVLWKPDVHETKDLQILKANGLKPVTTNGQTKYKVNIDAIIEDFKIIGEGLVTNVTLNNE; from the exons ATGGTAAAACAC GAAATGAAGAATTCTCTTTCGGACGACGGTGATTCAAATATCATCAATGAAAATGGCAAACGACCGAGTGATTCAGTCAATAAAGATAGCAAAAAGCGTATTAAAACGAAGAGCTTATATCGTCAACCGACCGCGAACGAATTGAACAGGCTTCAAGAGACAGAAAATCTTTTTAATTCGAATCTATTCAGACTTCAGATCGAGGAAGTACTCCAGGAAGTTAAGGTAAAAGAGAAAACGGTGAAAAGATTCCAAGAATGGTTTACAGCATTCAAAACATACTTGTTGACAATACCTGAAGATGATACAGAATATGATTTGACTGAGAAGTCGCTTGCTAAACAATTGGGTGTTAAACTGCCGATAAGTAAACGCCACGATAATACAAAGGTTATGttcaaatttcataaatttaacgATATCGAAATTGTCGGTTCCTATTCAATGGATTGCTCGATTAGTTCAAAACTAATCATCGACTTACAAATAATAGTCCCCGCTGAAACATACACCAAGAATGATtccataaattataaatatcataaaaaacgCGCAGCATATCTGGCATGTATAGCTTCTCATTTAAAGAAGTTGGGAATagtagaagaaataaaatatacatttttgaatgGATGTGAAACAAAGCCTATCATTCAAATCAAACCAAACGGAAAACTCGGTAACCATTTATTGGTACGACTAAATCTTGCTTGTGATGCTGAAGCATATAAATATCATAGATTTAGCCCGTCTCGTAATAACTTGAGAGAATCGTGGCTGTACTCGTCAGAAAACCCCGAGAATGTGTCTGAACTCGGTCCACCAACTCCATACTACAATAGCAGTATACTATGTGATATAACTGCATCCGAAAATCAAGagtttttaagaaaaactttGATAAATAGTGAAAATCTCAAACAGGCTGTTATCTTACTTAAGATATGGCTAAGACAACGCAGTTTACAAATCTCCGGACATGTAATTAGTATGTTGATTGCATATCTTGTGCAGTCGAAAAGAATAAACAACATTATGAGCAGTTATCAAATCATAAGGAATGTCTGGATTGCTTTaa agTCATCAGAATGGGATAAAAAAGGTATATCTCTTAGCAAAGACCAGAATGCATCAATACAAGAGTTCCATGAACATTTTCCAGTAGTATTCCTCGATAGGACTGGTTACTATAATATGTGCTGGCAAATGTGTAAAGGAACTTACTATGCTTTACGAAGAGAATCGAGTCTTGCAGTGGAAATACTAGATAATGGAaagataaatagttttataccGTTATTTATGACGCCCGTAACGCCCTTGTTACAATTTGATAGAATATTAAG atttaaaaatctCTCCGAAGTAAAGGAAACTGTTTTAAATAAAGCTCCTAAAACAGTCAGAGTTAACTACGGTGTGGATCATTTAGCTCTGGTCGCTGATGCTCTCTACAACTTGATGTTAAAAGGCCTCGGTGAGCGAGTTGATTTGATACAGCAAGTTGTTGAAGCAGATTTCTCCTGGTCAGTCAAAAAACCATTAGACAAGGCTAAGAAGGAGGG atATGAAGAAAAGTTGATGTTTGGCTTTATTTTGAACCCTGAGAACGCAATGAACATTGTCGATAAGGGACCGCCCGCTAATATGCCAGAGGCTGAAGAATTTAG GGCATTCTGGGGCGATAAATCGGAGCTCCGTCGTTTCCAAGACGGTTCCATCACCGAAGCGTGTGTGTGGAGCGCGGACTGCTTGGCCGAGCGTAGAGACATCTGCCGGCAGATACTGGACCACCTACTGAAGATCAAGTACG ACATCTCCCCCCCCCAGCTGTTCCACATCGGCTCCCAGCTGGAGTCCTTGACCGTGAGACGGTCTGCTGGAGCCGCCCCGCTGGACGAGAGCTCTCTCTCCGTGCTGCAGGCCTTCGACGAGCTCCGGGGAGAGTTGAGGGCACTCGGCCAGCTGCCTCTGGATATCACTGCTGTTTATG GCATATCCCCGGTGTTCAGCTACTGCGAGCCCGTCCCGCCACTCCCCGCTCTGGCAGAGAATAACCCGCGACGCCGGGGAGACGCCTCACTGATTAAGGACACCAGCAGCAGGCTGCCCGAGTACATCCCCGTGAACAGAGCCATCTTGGAACTAA CTCACAGCGGCAAATGGCCAGGAGATCTGGAAGCGTTCCGCTGTTTGAAGGCAGCGTTTCACCTGCAAATAGCCGATCGACTGAAGAAGCAATACTCCTTGCCCACACAGGCCTCCGACTCCTACGTGGATGTTCTGAAGAGTGGCTTCGTGTTTCGTCTGGAGATAGCCCACCCCAAGGAGGTCACCCTGGTGAGGAGGGGGGTGGAGCGGGGGGTGGTGAGGTTCCAGGAGACTGAGGCCAGTGTGGAGTTGCAGCGGGAGACTGTTCTGTTGCCGAGGTTGAGGGGCGCTTTGCATGG ACTGCACCAGCGCCACCCATGCTTCGGTCCGGCCACAGCGCTGCTATCCCGCTGGCTGTCCGGCCACCTGCTGGCCCCCCACTTCCCCCCCGCCCTGGTGGAGCTGCTGGTGGCCGCCGTGTTCACCCGGGCGTCCCCGCTGGTGGCGTCCATGGGGCCTCCGCTGAGCGTCTGTGCAGCCCTACTGCGGGCGTTGAAACTGCTGGCTGAGACCGACTGGACGCGGGAAATGATACTCTTGGACTTCAACGATGATCTCACTA AGGAAGATAGGACGGAAATAGAGCGCCAGTTCGCTTCCCGGGACGAGCGTGCCCCCTACATGTTCGTGGCGACGGCGTACGACGGAGCCCTACCGGCCGTTTGGGGCCGTACAGGGCCGGGCGTCAGGGCTGCGCTACGGGCCCGGGCCCTAGCGCGGGCCTCCCTACAGTTCGCGGAGACGGCGCTACTGGCGGACACCAGGGAAGACATCCtg GAGACCTTCATCCCATCCCTTAAGGGCTACGACGTGCTGATCCACCTGAACCCTCACCTGGTGCCGTTCTCCGGCGAGAGGCTGTGTTCGAAGCCCCGCGCGAAGCCTCAGGGCTCCATCACCGACCTCATACCTGTTGTCGAGTTCAACCCTGTACGCAGATATCTGGAAGAACtaaag TCGATTTATGACGACTTCGCGGTTTTCTTCTACGACGTGTACGGAGGAGACGTCATCGCAGTGTTGTGGAAGCCGGATGTTCACGAGACGAAAGATTTacag ATACTCAAAGCGAACGGATTAAAACCTGTGACGACAAACGGACAGACAAAATACAAAGTTAACATCGATGCTATTATTGAAGATTTCAAGATTATAGGGGAAGGACTTGTCACTAATGTTACTCTTAATAATgagtaa